In 'Nostoc azollae' 0708, the following are encoded in one genomic region:
- a CDS encoding tubulin-like doman-containing protein, which yields MIGQAINAICEIRTKKQAFSDNFQVSNPDGVEISIVGSLAGGTGSGTFLDVAFSAQRYLNTFAKITGVFILPRVFANLSPTTMVKSNAYGALKEIKYLWALTPSNTMEIDYGGFKVKAERPLFDTVFVIDAINK from the coding sequence TTGATTGGACAAGCCATCAATGCTATTTGTGAAATTCGCACTAAGAAACAAGCATTTTCAGATAACTTTCAAGTTTCTAATCCTGATGGTGTAGAAATTTCCATTGTTGGAAGTTTAGCGGGAGGAACTGGCAGCGGTACATTTTTAGATGTAGCGTTTTCAGCGCAGCGATACCTGAATACTTTTGCTAAAATTACAGGAGTATTTATTCTACCGAGAGTATTTGCCAATCTGTCCCCAACTACCATGGTGAAATCAAATGCCTATGGTGCTCTTAAAGAAATAAAATACTTATGGGCATTGACACCTAGCAATACAATGGAAATTGATTATGGTGGATTTAAAGTTAAAGCTGAGCGTCCCCTATTCGATACTGTATTTGTGATTGATGCTATTAATAAATAG
- a CDS encoding S8 family peptidase codes for MKFDTTNNFSAQKELNIAGISTIDTFQTQADSSVSWGNRSSLPSQETSEFVVTTSSYNSNNGYGLVNAGSAVSKAAEDSPYTDAPKLGRNSWGADLINAPTAWEHGYTGQSIIVAVLDTGIDYNHNDLNDNIWTNNKEIAGNGIDDDGNAYIDDFQGWNFDSNTNNVFDDNGHGTHVSGTIAGENNSDGVTGIAYNCKIMAVKVLDKSGSGSYANIANGIRYAVDNGANVINLSLGGNVSNNTLKIAIEYAGSNGVIVVMSAGNDGDSTPSYPARYANDSGIAVGAVNQNNQLTDFSNRSGSQEIKYVTAPGENIYSTLPGNKYGNYTGTSMAAPHVAGVVALMLSANPNLSESQVRDMITSTAQNGTNSQEPSQPSNPMPSIPSNFPPLDSFFPINSINIGSQFPFDIGSLFPLGSQTQSATQLPPIILSVGDNSLQLKFGNVSTGTSTTAYFTYDSENKHRWALRYFDTTGVTYTFVNDGDIEAEDLFKNYYP; via the coding sequence ATGAAATTTGATACTACTAACAACTTCTCTGCTCAGAAAGAACTCAATATTGCTGGTATTTCCACAATTGATACATTTCAAACTCAGGCTGACAGTAGTGTAAGTTGGGGTAATCGTAGTAGTTTACCATCACAGGAAACTAGTGAGTTTGTTGTCACCACTAGTAGCTATAACTCCAACAATGGCTATGGCTTAGTCAATGCAGGATCAGCAGTCAGTAAAGCCGCTGAAGATAGTCCTTATACAGATGCTCCTAAACTGGGTAGAAATAGTTGGGGTGCTGATTTAATAAATGCTCCCACAGCGTGGGAACATGGATATACAGGCCAGTCCATTATTGTTGCCGTTTTAGATACTGGAATTGACTACAACCATAATGATTTGAATGATAATATCTGGACAAATAATAAAGAAATTGCTGGTAATGGTATAGATGATGATGGCAATGCTTATATTGATGACTTTCAAGGTTGGAACTTTGATAGTAATACCAATAATGTTTTCGATGACAATGGTCATGGAACTCATGTTTCTGGAACTATTGCCGGAGAAAATAACAGTGATGGTGTGACTGGTATTGCCTATAATTGCAAAATTATGGCAGTAAAAGTTTTAGATAAAAGTGGTTCAGGTTCTTATGCAAATATCGCTAATGGTATCCGTTATGCCGTAGATAATGGCGCAAATGTGATTAACCTTAGCTTAGGAGGTAATGTTTCTAACAACACTCTCAAAATAGCTATTGAATATGCTGGCAGTAACGGGGTAATTGTTGTTATGTCCGCAGGTAACGATGGCGACTCTACACCATCCTATCCGGCTCGTTATGCCAATGATTCAGGAATTGCTGTTGGGGCAGTAAATCAAAATAATCAACTGACTGATTTTTCTAACCGTTCTGGTTCTCAAGAAATCAAATATGTCACTGCTCCAGGTGAGAATATTTACTCCACACTGCCAGGTAATAAATATGGTAATTACACTGGCACTTCTATGGCTGCTCCCCATGTAGCTGGGGTAGTGGCGCTGATGCTTAGTGCTAACCCCAACCTGTCAGAAAGCCAAGTGCGCGACATGATCACAAGTACAGCTCAAAATGGGACAAACTCTCAAGAACCTAGTCAGCCTTCAAATCCAATGCCTTCTATACCCTCTAACTTTCCACCTCTAGATTCTTTCTTTCCTATCAATTCGATCAATATAGGTTCTCAATTTCCTTTTGATATAGGTTCACTATTTCCGCTAGGTTCTCAAACACAATCAGCTACGCAATTACCACCAATTATTTTGTCTGTTGGTGATAATAGTTTACAGTTGAAGTTTGGTAATGTTAGTACGGGAACTTCCACAACTGCATACTTCACTTATGACAGTGAAAATAAACATAGGTGGGCATTGCGTTATTTTGACACCACTGGGGTTACATACACTTTTGTTAATGATGGGGATATTGAAGCGGAAGATTTGTTTAAGAACTATTATCCCTAG